A genomic stretch from Erysipelothrix sp. HDW6C includes:
- a CDS encoding BMP family protein, with protein sequence MKKLGKSLVLLFLAMTLVACSNKPAEEKPAGGDGKFGENSLYLITDVGTIDDRSFNQGSWEGMKQYADEIGVKPVYLQPAEKSTQAYFTEIETAINAGAKVVVTPGFLFENAVHQAQALHPDVKFVLVDGEPRAEGDNQPADFKDNTVGIKYHEEQAGFLAGYAAVKEGFTKLGFMGGMQVPAVVNFGYGYVKGADFAAKELGVQIEMRYTYLNDFSANPQWETQAGAWYNDGIEVIFAAAGGAGNSVMASAAKSEGKWVIGVDVDQKDESPTVITSSMKNLKRSVYEAVKAADDGDFPGGKMQLLSINEDMVQLSDDFSRFKNFTQADYEAIVTKLKADADGMTSSIPNLETVADVTAMEVTNTKITEIK encoded by the coding sequence ATGAAGAAACTTGGAAAAAGTTTAGTTTTACTCTTTTTAGCAATGACTTTAGTAGCTTGTTCAAACAAGCCTGCTGAAGAGAAACCCGCTGGTGGTGATGGCAAGTTTGGAGAAAACAGCCTTTACCTAATTACTGATGTTGGAACGATTGATGACCGTTCATTCAACCAAGGTTCATGGGAAGGTATGAAACAATACGCTGATGAAATTGGCGTCAAACCTGTTTATTTACAACCAGCCGAAAAATCAACACAAGCATATTTTACAGAAATTGAAACTGCAATTAATGCTGGTGCTAAGGTTGTTGTTACTCCAGGATTCTTGTTTGAAAATGCTGTTCACCAAGCACAGGCTTTACACCCTGATGTTAAATTTGTCTTAGTTGACGGTGAACCGCGCGCAGAAGGTGATAACCAACCTGCTGATTTCAAGGATAATACTGTTGGTATTAAATACCATGAAGAGCAAGCTGGATTCTTAGCTGGTTATGCAGCTGTAAAAGAAGGATTCACAAAACTTGGTTTCATGGGAGGAATGCAAGTTCCTGCTGTTGTTAACTTCGGTTATGGCTATGTAAAGGGAGCCGACTTTGCAGCAAAAGAACTTGGTGTTCAAATTGAAATGCGTTATACATACTTAAATGACTTCTCAGCTAACCCACAATGGGAAACACAAGCTGGAGCATGGTACAACGATGGTATCGAAGTCATCTTCGCTGCTGCTGGTGGTGCCGGTAACTCTGTAATGGCTTCTGCTGCTAAGAGTGAAGGTAAATGGGTTATTGGTGTTGACGTTGATCAAAAAGATGAATCACCAACTGTTATTACGTCTTCAATGAAGAATCTGAAACGATCTGTTTATGAAGCAGTTAAGGCTGCTGATGATGGCGACTTCCCAGGTGGAAAGATGCAATTATTATCCATTAACGAAGACATGGTTCAACTTTCAGATGATTTCTCACGTTTCAAAAACTTTACGCAAGCTGACTATGAAGCAATCGTCACAAAGCTTAAAGCTGATGCAGATGGTATGACGTCATCAATTCCTAACTTGGAAACCGTTGCGGATGTAACTGCAATGGAAGTGACAAATACAAAGATCACTGAAATTAAGTAA
- the thrS gene encoding threonine--tRNA ligase: MVNIKEDAQLNVLNHSSAHLLAHAVKRLYPEAKFWVGPVIEDGFYYDMDLGDVKLTEEDLPKIESMMRKIAKEDKRITRVELSKAEALEEFKDDPYKIDIINNLEEDAVISAYRQAEFIDLCRGPHVETTKKMKYFKLTKVSGAYWKGDANNKMLQRVYGITFETQEDLDNYLVWLEEAKQRDHKKLGRELGLFMMSEYGPGFPFWLPNGMKLRHAMDSYYFDVHERRGYVFTETPTMLNKELWEISGHWGNYNDNMYTSKVDDRDFAIKPMNCPGGILVYKNDLHSYRDLPIRLAEMGHVHRHEASGALNGLFRVRAFTQDDAHIFLTEEQLQDEIIEIIDFMEEIYSVFGLTYTIELSTRPEDKYIGDIEVWDRSELALKNAMAAAGRDYKINEGDGAFYGPKLDFKIRDSLNRIWQCGTVQLDMNLPERFDIHYVDAEGQKKRPIMLHRAMYGSVERFIGILIEHFAGAFPVWMAPKQVEIIPVNTEFHMEYANEVKELLEREGIRVTVDGRNEKLGYRLREAQMNKVPMQVIIGDKEIENRSVNVRRFGERAQNPFELDAFIALIKKEIADKTIHEIQKEA, encoded by the coding sequence ATGGTAAATATTAAAGAGGATGCACAACTTAATGTGTTAAATCACTCATCAGCGCATTTACTTGCGCATGCAGTAAAGCGTCTTTACCCAGAAGCAAAGTTTTGGGTTGGACCCGTAATTGAAGATGGTTTCTATTACGATATGGATTTGGGTGATGTAAAACTAACGGAAGAAGATCTTCCTAAAATTGAATCAATGATGCGCAAGATTGCGAAAGAGGACAAACGGATTACCCGCGTTGAACTCTCAAAAGCAGAGGCATTGGAAGAGTTTAAAGACGATCCTTACAAAATTGATATCATCAACAACCTTGAAGAAGATGCTGTTATCTCAGCATACCGTCAAGCTGAATTCATTGATCTTTGCCGTGGACCCCATGTTGAAACGACAAAGAAAATGAAATACTTTAAACTTACGAAGGTATCTGGTGCTTACTGGAAAGGCGATGCTAACAATAAAATGTTGCAACGTGTTTACGGAATCACATTTGAAACACAAGAAGACTTGGACAATTATCTTGTTTGGTTGGAAGAGGCAAAACAAAGAGATCATAAAAAGTTGGGACGCGAATTGGGCTTGTTCATGATGAGTGAATACGGTCCAGGATTCCCATTCTGGTTACCAAATGGTATGAAGTTACGCCATGCAATGGATAGCTACTACTTTGATGTCCACGAGCGTCGTGGGTATGTATTTACAGAAACACCAACCATGTTAAACAAAGAATTGTGGGAGATTTCAGGCCACTGGGGTAACTACAACGACAACATGTATACTTCAAAAGTTGATGATCGCGATTTCGCAATCAAACCAATGAACTGTCCAGGTGGCATACTTGTCTACAAGAATGATTTGCATTCATACCGTGATTTACCAATTCGTCTTGCTGAAATGGGTCATGTTCACCGCCACGAAGCGAGTGGTGCATTGAATGGTTTATTCCGTGTTCGTGCCTTCACCCAAGATGATGCACACATCTTCCTCACTGAAGAACAGCTTCAAGATGAAATTATTGAAATCATTGATTTCATGGAAGAAATCTATTCAGTCTTTGGTCTGACATATACAATCGAGTTATCGACACGTCCTGAAGACAAATACATTGGCGACATTGAAGTTTGGGATCGTTCCGAACTGGCACTAAAAAACGCCATGGCAGCCGCCGGTCGTGACTATAAAATTAATGAAGGTGATGGTGCATTTTATGGACCAAAGCTGGACTTCAAGATTCGCGACTCCTTAAACAGAATCTGGCAATGTGGTACCGTACAACTTGATATGAACTTACCCGAACGATTTGATATTCATTATGTTGACGCAGAAGGACAAAAGAAACGTCCAATCATGTTACACCGTGCAATGTATGGTTCGGTTGAACGCTTTATTGGAATATTGATCGAACACTTTGCTGGCGCTTTCCCAGTATGGATGGCACCAAAGCAAGTTGAAATTATTCCGGTCAATACCGAATTCCATATGGAGTATGCAAACGAGGTCAAAGAATTACTTGAACGTGAAGGCATTCGTGTTACTGTCGATGGCCGTAATGAAAAACTGGGCTATCGCTTACGTGAAGCGCAAATGAATAAAGTGCCAATGCAAGTTATCATTGGTGATAAAGAAATTGAAAACCGTTCCGTGAATGTGCGCCGTTTTGGAGAGCGTGCACAAAATCCATTCGAACTGGATGCGTTTATTGCATTAATTAAGAAAGAAATTGCGGATAAGACAATTCACGAAATTCAAAAAGAGGCGTAA
- a CDS encoding DUF3592 domain-containing protein — protein MNDGAYYIMFAIMSVVIVVFGGLAIYFLKKDGRLKRDDKLKTEGVVIKYSSNNSRAPVVEYRVGNQTYRTSLKYTYVLTTSNPFNNIETNVVDDILDTKLRLRSNSIASINTIMRETFPLGSTLDVYYAADSPRIAYVERYAPSLTGRILMLSTILTLVLLMGTFVFFVI, from the coding sequence ATGAATGATGGTGCATATTATATAATGTTTGCAATCATGAGTGTCGTTATCGTCGTTTTTGGTGGCTTGGCAATCTATTTTTTAAAGAAAGATGGACGTTTAAAGCGGGATGACAAATTGAAAACCGAAGGTGTGGTCATAAAGTATTCAAGCAATAATTCGCGAGCACCAGTTGTGGAATACAGAGTAGGCAATCAGACCTATCGTACATCACTAAAATACACTTATGTGTTGACAACATCGAACCCCTTTAACAATATCGAAACAAACGTTGTCGATGATATACTTGATACAAAACTGCGCTTAAGAAGCAATTCGATCGCATCAATCAATACAATTATGCGAGAAACATTCCCACTTGGGAGTACACTTGATGTTTATTATGCGGCAGATAGTCCACGTATTGCCTATGTGGAACGCTATGCACCATCACTTACAGGACGAATTCTAATGCTTTCGACAATACTCACCCTTGTACTCTTGATGGGTACATTCGTATTTTTCGTTATCTAA
- a CDS encoding aminopeptidase, which translates to MKAIDRKYAQLLINTGVNVQSGQTLMINADPEHHEFVTLLAEEAYKNGAKEVIVKFNSEHLARLNYLYQDVQTLTRVPQWVIDEHDDYLKTDLCKLALRSPNPGLLNDVDSKKVTATAQARGKALTRFSNYSMSSQGQWLVAAYPSQNWAKAVFPDMESKDAYDKLYEYILYACRVSADNDPEAAWEQHNAQLAKQNLALNNYDFKSLRFTNSKGTDIVVGLVEGHIWSGGKKPSQKGVPFNANIPTEESFTTPDRNFVEGIVYNTLPLNNNGRLIDDFWLKFENGQVVDFDASVGKEALAGLLETDENSRRIGEIALISDDSPISNLNTLFYNTLFDENASCHIALGQGYPLIEDGGKMSKDELLARDINQSLIHVDFMFGSADMQCVGTTKSGEEIVVIKDGNIVL; encoded by the coding sequence ATGAAAGCAATCGATCGTAAATATGCACAATTATTAATCAATACGGGCGTTAATGTCCAAAGTGGTCAAACCTTGATGATTAATGCAGACCCTGAACACCACGAGTTTGTAACACTTCTTGCCGAAGAAGCGTATAAGAATGGTGCCAAGGAAGTTATTGTTAAGTTCAACAGTGAACATCTTGCACGTCTTAATTATCTTTATCAAGATGTACAGACGCTAACACGTGTGCCTCAATGGGTAATTGATGAACACGATGACTACTTAAAGACTGATTTATGCAAATTAGCCCTACGTAGCCCCAACCCCGGACTTCTGAATGATGTCGATAGTAAGAAGGTCACTGCTACTGCACAAGCACGAGGAAAGGCCTTAACACGCTTTTCAAATTACTCAATGAGCAGCCAAGGTCAATGGCTTGTTGCTGCATATCCATCCCAAAATTGGGCAAAAGCGGTCTTTCCAGACATGGAATCCAAGGATGCTTATGACAAACTCTATGAGTATATTCTTTATGCATGCCGTGTCAGCGCTGATAATGATCCAGAAGCAGCGTGGGAACAACACAATGCACAATTAGCAAAACAAAACCTTGCGCTCAACAACTATGACTTCAAGTCGCTCCGATTCACCAATTCCAAAGGAACCGATATCGTTGTAGGTTTGGTAGAAGGACATATTTGGTCAGGAGGCAAGAAACCTTCACAAAAAGGTGTGCCTTTTAATGCAAATATTCCTACCGAAGAATCATTCACAACACCCGATCGCAATTTTGTAGAAGGGATTGTCTACAATACCTTGCCACTTAATAACAATGGGCGCTTGATTGATGACTTCTGGTTAAAATTTGAAAACGGACAAGTCGTTGATTTTGATGCAAGCGTTGGTAAAGAGGCATTGGCTGGTTTATTGGAAACTGATGAAAATAGTCGCCGTATCGGAGAGATTGCTTTGATTTCTGATGATTCCCCAATTTCAAATTTGAATACCTTATTCTATAACACGCTCTTTGATGAAAATGCTTCATGTCATATTGCATTGGGTCAAGGGTATCCATTGATTGAAGATGGCGGTAAGATGTCGAAGGATGAACTTCTTGCACGTGATATCAACCAATCACTCATTCATGTTGACTTTATGTTTGGAAGTGCAGACATGCAATGTGTTGGTACTACAAAATCAGGTGAAGAAATTGTTGTCATTAAAGATGGAAACATCGTATTATAA
- a CDS encoding aminopeptidase, which translates to MSLLEKYAKLAVRVGVNVQKGQTLLINVKAEHYEFARMLVKEAYAAGAKKVVVKYGDDIIGKEHAVHQDFETFTHVPKWVVAEYDDYLSQDLCRLSVYAPSPGLMADVDGTKLAAQAKAQGEALKAMREYTMANRGQWSLISLPTPEWATVVFPELPVAQAYEKLLSAILYASRVSEDGDPVVAWNEHNAVLAHQNQVLNDFNFKSLHFTNAKGTDIVVGLVNDHIWAGGEETSEGGHKFNPNMPTEESFTMPDRLNVNGRVYSTKPLNYNGKLIDEFWLDFKDGKVVDFDAKQEKETLEQLLNTDEGSRHIGEIALISHKSPISDLNILFYNTLFDENASCHMALGRAYPMNIKGGTEMSAEELLAHNSNDSINHEDFMFGSEDMKIVGLTHDGKEIAVFDQGNFVI; encoded by the coding sequence ATGTCATTATTAGAAAAATATGCAAAATTAGCAGTCCGCGTCGGTGTGAATGTTCAAAAAGGACAAACACTCCTTATCAACGTTAAGGCTGAACATTATGAATTCGCACGTATGCTAGTAAAAGAAGCGTATGCTGCGGGTGCAAAGAAAGTTGTCGTTAAATATGGCGACGACATTATCGGTAAAGAACATGCTGTACACCAAGACTTTGAGACATTTACACATGTCCCAAAGTGGGTTGTTGCTGAGTATGATGACTATTTATCACAAGATCTATGCCGTCTTTCAGTTTATGCGCCATCACCAGGTCTTATGGCTGATGTAGATGGGACCAAACTTGCGGCACAAGCCAAAGCACAAGGCGAGGCTTTAAAAGCAATGCGCGAGTATACAATGGCTAATCGTGGCCAATGGTCACTCATTTCATTGCCGACACCTGAATGGGCTACAGTTGTATTCCCAGAACTTCCTGTTGCTCAAGCTTACGAGAAATTGCTGTCAGCAATTCTTTATGCAAGCCGTGTTAGCGAAGATGGGGATCCGGTTGTTGCTTGGAATGAGCACAATGCTGTGCTGGCACATCAAAATCAAGTTCTGAATGATTTCAACTTTAAGTCACTTCACTTTACCAATGCCAAAGGTACTGATATCGTGGTAGGACTTGTTAATGATCATATTTGGGCTGGTGGTGAAGAAACATCTGAGGGTGGACATAAGTTCAACCCAAACATGCCAACTGAAGAATCATTTACAATGCCAGATCGCCTTAATGTTAATGGCCGTGTTTATAGCACCAAACCATTAAACTACAATGGCAAGCTTATTGATGAATTCTGGTTGGACTTCAAAGACGGTAAAGTTGTCGACTTTGATGCCAAACAAGAAAAAGAAACCCTAGAACAACTTCTAAATACAGATGAAGGAAGTCGTCATATTGGAGAAATTGCTCTTATTTCACATAAGTCACCAATTTCAGATTTGAATATCCTGTTTTACAACACATTGTTTGATGAGAATGCATCATGCCATATGGCATTAGGCCGTGCTTATCCAATGAACATTAAAGGTGGAACAGAAATGAGCGCGGAAGAACTCTTAGCGCACAACTCAAATGATTCAATCAACCATGAAGACTTTATGTTCGGAAGTGAAGATATGAAGATTGTTGGATTGACACACGATGGCAAAGAAATCGCTGTGTTTGATCAAGGTAATTTTGTAATCTAA
- a CDS encoding ROK family protein: MRKFIGIDLGGTNVRVAVVTELGEITEEIKRPSQASEGPEVVLNNIVEMIYTLSSLSEVEGIGIGIPGPVDTEKGSVTLSTNLNGFTGYPVVDYLKEYFKMPIYMDNDANVAGLAEALVGAGKGRKVVYYVTHSTGIGGALVVDGKVVSGRKGYAGEIGNIVIDRDRVRRSDVNTLNAGAVENEASGSAMVRKAQETIDRQITSAFEIFKLYEKNDPKAVKLVDEMSYDIGQLMATIAHVVDPHVFVIGGGVTSSRDLYWDKMKAAYQDLVHPHMRDTEFVLASLDEPGVIGAAMLCYSQEA, translated from the coding sequence ATGCGTAAGTTCATTGGTATTGACTTAGGTGGAACCAATGTTCGCGTAGCAGTCGTTACCGAACTTGGGGAAATTACAGAAGAAATTAAGCGACCTTCACAAGCAAGTGAAGGTCCTGAAGTTGTTTTGAACAATATTGTAGAAATGATCTATACCTTATCTTCACTAAGTGAAGTCGAAGGTATTGGAATTGGAATACCTGGACCTGTTGATACAGAGAAGGGTTCCGTTACGCTTTCAACCAATTTAAATGGATTTACCGGTTACCCAGTTGTTGACTATCTTAAAGAATACTTTAAGATGCCAATCTACATGGATAACGACGCCAATGTTGCTGGTCTCGCTGAAGCGCTTGTTGGTGCGGGTAAGGGCCGAAAGGTTGTTTATTATGTCACGCATTCAACAGGAATCGGTGGTGCGCTGGTTGTTGATGGGAAAGTAGTTTCAGGAAGAAAAGGATATGCAGGAGAGATTGGTAATATTGTTATTGATCGCGATCGTGTCCGTCGTTCGGATGTGAACACACTCAACGCAGGGGCGGTTGAAAATGAAGCCAGTGGGTCAGCAATGGTTCGTAAGGCTCAAGAAACCATTGATCGCCAAATTACATCTGCTTTTGAAATCTTTAAACTTTATGAAAAAAACGATCCCAAGGCAGTCAAACTCGTTGATGAAATGAGTTATGATATCGGACAATTGATGGCGACGATTGCACATGTTGTTGATCCGCATGTATTTGTTATTGGTGGTGGTGTTACATCATCGCGTGACTTGTACTGGGATAAAATGAAAGCAGCATATCAAGACCTCGTTCACCCTCATATGCGTGATACCGAATTCGTACTTGCAAGTTTAGACGAGCCAGGAGTCATTGGAGCAGCAATGCTTTGTTATTCTCAGGAGGCTTAA
- the pyk gene encoding pyruvate kinase translates to MEKMKKTKIVCTIGPASESPEMVEALAKEGMNIVRFNFSHDVQENHLKRMNIVREVSDRIGINLAILLDTKGPEIRCGDIEGGAVEFAKGDIVRVGFDADYQGNKERFTLLVPEVHADVKVDDYLLIDDGKIRLTVIDKDDKDLICRIENPGFIKTRKGVNIPNVVLSMPFMSEKDRNDITFGANNGIDFVAASFVRRAQDVKDIREVLTAAGRPNVQIIVKIENQEGFDNLESILELADGVMVARGDLGVEVSTHLVPIYQKQMIKIANRMGKPVITATHMLESMQQNPRPTRAEASDVANAVIDGTDAIMLSGESAVGAYPIEAVRVMREISIAMEDETILPYRERLDHAIKTSKRTMQDSIGMSVAETALNLDDVAAIVAFTQSGTTARRISKYRPNVPVIAVTFNPEVQRSLQSSWGVFPVYSDVRNDMTNDDEIASTFAKSFGIEVGQKVIIAAGYPTGTGNTNLMKIIEVK, encoded by the coding sequence ATGGAAAAAATGAAAAAAACTAAAATTGTATGTACGATTGGACCGGCATCAGAATCACCTGAAATGGTTGAAGCATTAGCAAAAGAGGGAATGAATATTGTTCGTTTCAACTTCTCACATGACGTTCAAGAAAACCACTTGAAACGTATGAATATCGTTCGTGAAGTAAGCGACCGTATTGGTATTAACTTGGCAATTCTTTTAGATACTAAAGGACCTGAAATTCGTTGTGGCGATATCGAAGGTGGTGCAGTTGAATTTGCAAAAGGCGACATTGTTCGTGTTGGATTTGATGCAGACTACCAAGGAAACAAAGAACGTTTCACACTTTTAGTACCAGAAGTACACGCTGACGTTAAAGTTGATGACTATCTCTTAATTGATGATGGAAAAATCCGTTTAACTGTTATCGATAAAGACGACAAAGACTTGATTTGCCGTATTGAAAACCCAGGATTTATCAAAACACGTAAAGGTGTAAATATCCCTAACGTTGTCCTAAGTATGCCATTTATGTCAGAAAAAGACCGTAACGACATCACATTTGGTGCAAACAACGGTATTGACTTTGTTGCTGCGTCATTTGTACGCCGTGCACAAGATGTTAAAGACATTCGTGAAGTCCTAACAGCTGCTGGACGTCCAAACGTTCAAATCATTGTTAAGATCGAAAACCAAGAAGGATTCGATAACCTTGAAAGCATTCTTGAGTTAGCGGATGGTGTCATGGTTGCACGTGGTGACTTGGGTGTTGAAGTAAGTACACACTTAGTACCTATCTACCAAAAACAAATGATCAAAATCGCAAACCGTATGGGTAAACCAGTTATCACTGCAACACATATGTTAGAATCCATGCAACAAAACCCACGTCCTACACGTGCTGAAGCAAGTGATGTTGCGAACGCTGTTATTGATGGAACTGATGCAATTATGCTTTCAGGTGAATCAGCAGTTGGAGCATACCCAATTGAAGCTGTTCGTGTTATGCGTGAAATTTCTATCGCGATGGAAGATGAAACAATCCTTCCTTACCGTGAACGTTTAGACCACGCTATTAAAACTTCAAAACGTACAATGCAAGACTCCATCGGTATGTCCGTTGCTGAAACAGCATTAAACCTTGACGATGTTGCTGCAATTGTTGCCTTTACACAATCCGGTACAACTGCACGTCGTATTTCTAAATACCGTCCAAATGTTCCAGTCATTGCTGTTACATTTAACCCAGAAGTTCAAAGAAGCTTGCAATCATCATGGGGTGTATTCCCAGTTTACTCTGATGTCCGTAACGACATGACAAATGATGACGAAATTGCTTCAACATTTGCAAAGAGCTTCGGAATTGAAGTTGGACAAAAAGTCATTATTGCTGCAGGTTACCCTACAGGAACTGGTAATACTAACTTAATGAAGATTATCGAAGTTAAATAA
- the pfkA gene encoding 6-phosphofructokinase yields MKKIGILTSGGDAPGMNAAIRAVVRSGISAGLEVYGVFNGYEGLVNNNIRKLERGDVSDIIIQGGTILGSARLEDFKLVEVRQKAVDNLMEHGIEGLVVVGGDGSYRGAQALTEMGINCIGIPGTIDNDIDSTDYSIGFDTALNTVIENVDKLRDTSSSHHRCSVVEVMGNRCGDLAIYAGLTTGAEIIITKETGYDESEVLARLRHFEEVKRKRHAIVIISEKITDVHLLAQKISQHSGFSGRATVLGHIQRGGSPTARDRILATQFGDKAVQALVAGEGGRCVGVVEEQLITIDINEALQLPKKTRKPLFDLHDRLV; encoded by the coding sequence ATGAAAAAAATTGGCATATTGACTTCTGGTGGTGATGCACCGGGTATGAACGCTGCTATCCGTGCGGTAGTACGTTCAGGAATTAGTGCTGGGCTTGAAGTCTACGGTGTCTTCAATGGTTACGAAGGGCTTGTGAATAACAACATTCGCAAGTTAGAGCGTGGCGATGTGAGTGATATCATCATTCAAGGGGGAACTATTTTGGGTAGTGCTCGACTTGAAGATTTCAAACTTGTTGAGGTTCGTCAAAAGGCAGTTGACAATCTCATGGAGCATGGTATTGAAGGACTTGTTGTTGTTGGTGGTGATGGAAGTTACCGCGGAGCACAAGCACTTACAGAAATGGGTATCAATTGTATTGGGATTCCTGGAACAATTGATAATGATATCGATTCAACAGATTATTCGATTGGGTTTGATACAGCGTTGAACACAGTCATCGAAAACGTTGATAAATTGCGCGATACATCAAGTTCCCATCATCGTTGTTCTGTCGTTGAAGTAATGGGAAACCGTTGTGGTGATTTAGCAATCTATGCGGGTCTTACAACAGGGGCTGAAATTATAATAACGAAAGAAACAGGTTATGATGAATCCGAAGTTTTAGCGCGCTTGCGTCATTTCGAAGAAGTGAAGCGCAAACGCCATGCGATTGTTATCATCAGTGAGAAAATCACCGATGTTCATTTGCTTGCGCAAAAGATCTCCCAACATTCGGGATTCTCAGGTCGAGCAACTGTGTTGGGTCATATCCAACGTGGTGGTTCGCCAACTGCACGTGATCGTATCCTTGCTACACAATTTGGTGACAAGGCAGTGCAGGCATTGGTTGCTGGAGAGGGCGGCCGTTGCGTAGGTGTTGTTGAGGAACAACTCATTACGATTGATATTAATGAAGCGTTACAATTACCAAAGAAAACAAGAAAGCCATTGTTCGATCTTCACGATCGTTTGGTATAA
- a CDS encoding ATP-binding protein encodes MSFKKMVFELTPEQIEARNQLGATLLEQPEIQLFMEMFDCPETVIIDNAAKFKRWVMAKRDAQKHSKHDIQANQNLGRFVDLTYDKHTGIITEVISELSIVHEIAEEEAYLHRYQIFDLPLSAHKAHFELLDYKKENENFRGIMSKLMKLATDKELGYFIYGDLGVGKSFLAACATNAFAKRQQQVAYIHVPTLMSHLKQMFNSPGSLEYTLRKLRNVSLLVLDDLGAEPVTMWSRDEILLSILNDRLENKRKTIITSNYQPEMLVDLYKLDSRGTSDEIRARRLVDRIHALTKPYEMVGENRRIR; translated from the coding sequence ATGTCATTTAAAAAGATGGTTTTTGAACTGACTCCAGAACAAATTGAGGCACGCAACCAATTGGGGGCGACACTTTTAGAACAACCTGAAATTCAACTTTTTATGGAAATGTTTGATTGTCCTGAAACTGTAATTATCGATAATGCTGCGAAGTTCAAACGTTGGGTTATGGCGAAGCGTGACGCTCAAAAGCATAGCAAGCATGATATTCAAGCAAATCAGAATTTGGGACGTTTTGTCGATTTAACCTACGATAAGCATACAGGAATCATTACTGAAGTAATTTCCGAATTATCCATCGTCCACGAAATTGCTGAAGAAGAAGCGTACCTGCATCGCTATCAGATTTTTGATTTACCATTAAGTGCCCATAAAGCACACTTTGAGTTATTGGACTACAAAAAAGAGAATGAGAATTTTCGTGGCATCATGTCAAAACTAATGAAACTCGCAACTGACAAGGAACTGGGATATTTTATTTATGGTGACTTGGGTGTAGGAAAGAGTTTCTTGGCAGCGTGCGCAACCAATGCATTTGCGAAACGACAACAACAAGTTGCGTATATTCATGTACCAACATTAATGAGTCATCTCAAGCAAATGTTCAACAGTCCGGGTTCTTTGGAATATACCTTGCGCAAGTTGCGCAACGTTTCCCTTTTAGTCCTTGATGATTTGGGTGCAGAGCCAGTCACAATGTGGAGCCGTGATGAAATTCTGTTATCGATCCTTAATGATCGATTGGAAAATAAACGAAAAACAATCATTACCAGCAACTATCAACCCGAGATGCTTGTAGACCTCTACAAACTCGATTCTCGTGGTACTTCGGATGAAATTCGTGCCCGACGTTTGGTTGATCGGATTCATGCTCTTACAAAACCTTATGAAATGGTAGGAGAAAACCGAAGAATTCGTTAA